A region of the Armatimonadota bacterium genome:
CTTCTGCATAGACGCCAAATACGCCGCATTCTTCGTGTGGACGATCAAAGTTTTGACACATAGTACAAATCCATTTTATAGCTTGAAGTTATTGTTGGTGACTTCATACAGAGGACGTTGTTTGTAAATTGTTTAGCCTCTTTAGAATACATTGGAGTCAAATTCCCAATCTCTCGAATATAACATCCACGTTGCGCACATGGTGGTGGTAGTCGAAAATTTCTTCAAGTTCGTCCCTGCTTAAGAAAGCTGTAACTCGTGGGTCCGATTCAAGCGCTTCTTTGAAGTTTTCACCTTCCCATGCCTTCGCAGAGTTTTCCTGCACTATGACATATGCGTCTTCGCGCGAGAGACCCTTCTCTATGAGCTTTAACATTATTCGCTCGGAGAACACAAGGCCGCCCATTTTTTCTAAGTTGCGCATCATGTTTTCAGGATAAATCACTAACCGCTCTACAACGCGAGTAAATGTATTAAGCAGGTAATCAATTAATATGCAATTATCTGGAATGATGATTCTCTCAACCGAAGAGTTGGTTAGGTCGCGCTCATGCCATGTAACGATATTCTCTAGTGCTGGAATGGTGTTCGAGCGAACCACTCTGGCTAAGCCGGCAATCTGTTCTGAAAGCCTTGGGTTGCGCTTGTGTGGCATTGCTGACGACCCTTTCTGGCCCTTGGCGAAGTATTCCTGGACCTCCAAAATCTCGGTGCGCTGTAGGTTCCTAAGCTCAGTTGCAAAGTTTTCTAGTGAACCGGCGATGATTGCAAGCGTTGTTTGAAATTGCGCATGGCGGTCGCGAGCAATGATTTGAGTAGAATGCTCGGCAGGTTTCAATCCCAAAACGTTGCAAACGTATTGTTCAACTCGTGGGTCTATATTTGCATAAATACCGACAGCTCCAGATATCTTCCCGTAGCTTATCGCTTCGCGGGCATTCGACATGCGTTCGATGTCTCGAAGGATTTGAGCATACCAACCAGCAAGCTTAAAACCAAATGTGATTGGCTCAGCATGTATGCCATGCGTTCTGCCAATCATGAGTGTGTACTTATGTTCGCGTGCTCTGGCTCGCACGACCTCCGCTAGCCGTTTGAGGTCTTCGAGAATCAAATCTGCCGACTCTCGCATGAGGAGCGCTAAAGCTGTATCAACAACATCGTATGAGGTAATTCCGTAGTGAACATACTTGCCTTCTTCGCCTACATTCTCTGCGACACATTTGACGAAAGCCATTACATCATGCTGAGTAGTTTCTTCGATTTCAAGACAGCGCTCAACTGTAAAGCGTGCCTTGGCTTTGATCTTTGAAGGTGCATCCTTGGGAATATAGCCATATTCGGCTAACGCTTCGGCTACAGCTATCTCAACTTCAAGCCATTTTTGGTACTTGTTTTCTAGTTCCCAAATGGCCTTCATTTTTGGGAGCGAATATCTGTCTATCATTTCATCCTCTGTTCCCTATTTTGTTTTGCAAAGTGGCTCTAAAATACAGCGCGCGCAGTAAATTTTACGGCTTGATGTTCTTTGCCTCGATTTCGGCGGCAAGCTTTGCCTTGTATTCCTTGATCTTCTCTCTAATCTCTGGGTATTTGACCGAAAGAATCTGGGCAGCCAATATTCCAGCGTTTTTTGCACCGTTTATTGAGACTGTTGCGACCGGCACACCTGAGGGCATTTGCACAATCGAAAGTAGAGAATCCAAGCCATTAAGACTTGCAGATTTAATTGGCACGCCTATCACGGGAATGGGGGTAAGTGCGGCGAGCACACCGGGAAGGTGTGCCGCTCCTCCAGCACCGGCAATTATGACTTCGATTCCCATGTCTTCTGCGCTTTCTGCGTATTTGATTGCCAGCCTAGGACTGCGGTGCGCCGAGATAACTTTGACCTCGTGCTCTATGCCGAGGTCATCCAGTATCTTTGCTGCCTCTTGCATAACTTGGAGGTCGGAGTCACTTCCCATGAGAATGCCAACTTTTGCGGCCACGTTAACCTCCTTCGCAATAAATTAGAAATAGAAATAATCAAATTCAGTTGTTCTTTATTGCTCTAGCACCAATGTCTTTTCGGTAGTGCATTCCATCAAAGTAAATCTTTCCTACCGCGGAGTATGCCCTTTCAACCGCATCCTTGAAGGTTTTGCCGAGAGCAGTTACTCCTAGCACCCGACCGCCGCTGGTAACGACTTTTCCATCCTGAAGTTTTGTCCCTGCATGGAAAATTATCACATTTTCCATCTTCCCAGCAGCCTCTAGACCGGAGATTGGTTTACCAGTCTCATAGTTGCCAGGATAACCTTCCGATGCGATGACCACACAAACCGCACATCCATTATAGCATTTTAACTCCAGAGAGTCGAGGGAGCCAGCTAGCGAGGCTTGAATTACTTCTACGAGGTCATTTTCTAGAAGCGGCAGGACTACTTGAGTTTCTGGGTCTCCAAACCGCGCATTAAATTCCAAAATCTTAGGTCCATTTTTAGTAAGGATTATCCCGGCATAAAGCAAACCCGTGTAAAGCCTGCCCTCCGCCTTCATTGCCTTGATTGTAGGCCGAATTGCTGTTTCTAATACTTCATCATAGATTTCTGGAGTTACAGCAGGAACAGGAGAATAGCATCCCATGCCGCCAGTGTTCGGCCCCTGGTCATTATCGTTAACACGTTTATAATCCTGGGCTGGTGGTAGCGCAATGATTTCCTCACCGTCCGTAATTACCATAAGCGAGGCTTCCTGACCTTCGAGGCGCTCTTCTATTACGATTTTGTCGCCAGAAGCACCAAATGCCCTTTCATCCATAATAGTTTCTATTGCTTTGATCGCCTGCGTCTTCTTGTCGCATACAAAGACACCTTTTCCAGCGGCTTCTCCATCTGCTTTTATGACAATTGGAAGTTCTTCTTGTCCTTTGGAAATTTGGTCTATGAATGCTTTAGCTTCTTTGGAGCTGGAGAAAGTGCGGTATTCTCCAGTTGGAATGCCATACTTGGAAAGAAGATCTTTTGTAAAAACCTTGCTTCCCTCAATGGTTGCGGCAGTTTTGCTTGGGCCGAAAGTTGGAATTCCTTCCTCACGGAAGACATCAGCTATTCCGGCGATAAGAGGTGATTCAGGTCCAATTATGGCAAGGTCAATTTTCTTTTCTTTAGCAAAATCCAGCAAACCTTGAATGTCAGTAGCCTTTATGTTAAAGCATTCTCCTAACATGGCCATGCCCGCATTTCCAGGGGCACAATAAAGTTTTGTAACCAAGGGGCTTTGGGCTACTTTCCATGCCAGAGCATGTTCTCTGCCTCCTGAGCCAACGATTAGTACTCTCATTAGATCTCCGTTCTTTCCTCCTCCAAGTCTTCAAAGCTTGCGAATTTTGGCAGGAATGCAAGGTGGATAGTACCCGTTGGACCATTTCGCTGTTTCGCAACTATAATTTCTGTTTTATGCACTAGGGTTTCACCTGATTGAACCATTGGGTTTTCATCATCCATGTCATCCACCGACTCAATTGCTGGTGTGTGTTTGTAGTAGTCGGGCCGGTAGAGAAAAGCAACTAAATCGGCTTCTGCTTCAATCGAACCGCTTTCACGCAGGTCTGAGAGAATTGGCCGCTTATCTTGTCTTTGTTCTACCGCACGGCTCAGCTGAGATAGAGCGACTACTGGGACGTCTAGCTCTCGTGCTAGACTTTTAAGCATTCTGGCAATCTCTGCAATCTCTTGGTTTCGGTTATCTCCTCGTCTATGCGCCTGCATGAGCTGGAGGTAGTCAATGATTACAAGTGAAAGTCCATGTTCCGCCTTGAGTCTGCGACATTTGGTGCGCATCTGAAGCGGTGTCATATCAGTGCTGTCGTCTATAAAGATTGGTGCGTTATAAAGCATCCCGACTCCCTCGGCGAGCTTCGGCCATTCGTTTGCTTGGATATAGCCAGTTCGCAAGCGATGGGAGTCTACTCTCGATTGTGAGCAGATTAGTCTGAGGGTGAGCTGTTCTTTTGACATTTCAAGGCTGAATATGGCAACGGGTTTCTTTTCATGGATGGCGACGTGCCTCGCGATATCAAGGCAAAAAGCAGTTTTCCCCATTGAGGGCCTACCTGCCACGATGATGAGGTCGCCAGCTTGGAGGCCCGAGGTTATTATATCGAGATCTCGAAATCCAGTAGGCAACCCTGATACCAGCGCCTTCTCTTTATATTGGTTTTCAATTCGCTCGAATGCTTGGTGCGCAAGCTCCTTAAGTGGGACAAAGAAGCGTCCCATTCGCCGCTGAGATACCGTAAAAAGCAATCTTTCTGCGTCATCTACTAATGAGTCTATATCTTCCCCAGATTCGTTAGTCCAGCTGATTATCTGCATGCAAGCATCTATTAGGCGGCGCAGGATCGCCTTGTCCTCGACAATTCTGGCATAGTACTCGATGTTTGCCGCTGTCGGCACGCTGTCTATGAGTGCCATTAGATATTCTGTACCGCCGACTGCTTCAAGCTTCCCTTTGCTTCGGAGTTCTTCTTGGACCGTAACTATATCTACCGGTTCGTTTTGGATTGCAAGGGATACTAATGCTTCAAAGATGATTTGGTGGGCTTCACGATAAAAGTCTTCTGGTTTGAGTATATCTATGGCTTTTTCAAGAGCCCCGCGGTCAATCATCATTGAGCCTAGAGTTGACTGCTCAGCCTCAAGATTTTGTGGAGGAGCCTTGCTAAGTAATGAGAGATTATCCATATAAGTCTCCGCCGCTATACATGAAAGTATTCGTCCATTGCTTTTATTGCTGCTGTTCGCCTATGACTTCCACCTTTACATGAGCAACAGCATCCTTGTGGAGGCGTATAGGGACATCGTATGTGCCCAGAGACTTGATTGGTTCTTCAAGCTCTATTTTGCGTTTATCAATCTTAATTCCAGTTTGTTTCTCAAGTGCGTCGGCGATATCTGCATGCGTAATTGAGCCATATAGCTTCGTTCCACTACCAACTTTTCCTGTCACAGTTATCTGGATTTCGCTCAATCGCTCTGCTATGTCTTTTGCTTCCTCGCGAAGCTTCTCGCCTCTTATTTCCTCGACTTTCTTGCGTTTTTCAAGCTCAGCGAGATGTGCTTTATCAGCAGGGACGGCCAGCTTTCTGGGGAAAAGATAGTTGCGTGCGTAACCCTCTGCTACGTTGACTATGTCGTTCGCCTTCCCGAGACTCTTTACCTCCCGAGTAAGAATTACTTTCATTTGCTGGTATCCTCCTACTTGTTTAATTTCACTCCCAAAACTGCTTGGTTTTCGCCAAAAAGGTTGTCTATTCCTAACAAAACTGCCCAATCGCTAGTTACTCTGTAGCCTGCTCGGATGTTTAACTTGGGTTCATATGGATCAAACAAATCAAGTTTCCCAAAAGCCTTGGATGAAAAAGCATGGTCTAGACCCAAGCCCAGGCGCGACGCATATAATCCATATCTGAGTCTTGTTTGCGGATTTAACTCCTGTCCTGGCTGAAGGATAAGCTTACTACCTGCACCTGCGTCGTACATGCCAAGCTCTAGGAATTTTTCTTTCCCTGTGGGTATTGTTGCAGTTAGCTCGGCGCGGAAGTGGTCACCCTTGGGATTATATAGCATATCTAAATTTAAGGCTTGTGTTGAAATCTTGCTTTTTAATCTCGACGTGCCGCCAAATATCCTGCCCACCTTGTCGATGACTTGTCTTGCTTCTTCAACTGCTTGGCGGGCTCCAGAAACTGTTTTCCTAATGTCTTCTTGGAATTCAGGCGCGGTCACTAGTTTTTCCAGGCTTGCAACGGTGCGATCTAGGCTTTCTACGGTCTCCCTTGCAGTGTGAACGGTTGCTGTTATGTCTCCCTTAAGTTCGTTACTCTTGGCAAGGTTGTTTAGCTCTGAGGTTATCTCCTTGACGTTTTCTGTTGCATCGCTGATATTTTTTGTTATGGCATCTACGTCGTCTTGATTTCTTACAACAGTGTTTTGAAGAGTAGCCATTGTTGCTTCAAGCTTCTGGGCAGACCTGTTAATGCTCGCTACTGTTTCCTTGATGTTTGATTGGAGCGTTTTGTCGCCGAGCAACGCTTTCAAGCTTTGGGAGGTCTCAGATAGATTGCTTAAAAGAGCCTGGGCGTTGGGAAGCAAATCTTCGATTCTTGGTGGAACTTCACCGGTAATTGTGGGGTATGGGGGCGACAGCGTCTGAGCTAAATAGTATTTTGTTTTCCGATTCGGTATGATTTCAATGTACCTTTCGCCTATAAGCAGGCCAACCCTAATAATGAACTGCGATCTTTTGGGAATGCGATACTTCCGGTTTATGCCAAGGAGCACGTTAGCTTTCGCATCCTTGGTGAGACTCAAGCTACGCACACTGCCGATGGGAACGCCCGCCATCCGCACTGGGTCGCCTTCCATTATACCAAGGGAATTAGTGAATATAACACTAATGTAGTACATTTCTCGGTGAAGTTGATAATATTCGAGAAACCAGAAAACTAGGACGAAAGCCAGAGCTGCGAGAAAAACCAAAATTCCTACTTTTAAGGCTGGACTATACGTCATGTTGTAACTCCAGGCGTACTTTTTATTTATTCGGTTATGCCAGGTTGAATAGGGCCCTCAGCTTTGCCTTCAATGAATTGCCTTACTCTAGGGTCGTCTGATTGTCGAATTTCATCGGCAGTACCATATGCGATGATTGTATGGTCATGAATCATAGCCACACGATTGGATATTCGAAATATGCTGTCAATGTCATGCGAGACAACCACAGAGGTTACCCCTAGGCGGTTTCGCATTTCAGTAATAAGATTGTTTATGACATTAGCCATTATCGGATCTAAACCGCTTGTCGGTTCGTCATAAAAGAGAATTTCTGGGTTCATAGCTATGGCTCGTGCAAGGCTGACTCTTTTTTGCATGCCGCCGCTCAATTGGGCGGGCATTAGGTTTTGAGTCCCTGGCAAGCCGACAAGTGCCAATTTTTCTTCTACTATATTTTCTATTTCTTTGCGAGTTAAACTAGTATGCCTTATAAGTGCGAATGCGACGTTTTCGAAAACGGTCAGCGAGTCGAATAGCGCTCCATATTGAAACACTACGCCTATTTTATGCCGAATACGATTTAGCTCATCTTCAGAAAGTTTTGTGATATCTGTACCGTTAATGAATACTTGGCCCGATGACGGCCGAATCAATCCTGCCAAAATTTTTAGCAGAGTTGTCTTGCCAGAGCCCGACACCCCCATGATAGAAACCGTGTCTCCCTGGGGGATATGAAAATTCACATCCCGTAGGATATTTTTGTTCCCTATCTTGTAGTTAACCTGCCGCGCAGTTATCACGTCCGTATCAGAATCCTGGTGTTCGGCCGCCGAAAAGGATGGCCGCCAAAAAATAATTCGAAATGTAGATAAGTATCATCGAAATGACAACTGCATTCATAGTGCTGCGGCCAACGCCGGCTGCTCCACCGGTTGTTGACAATCCTTGTTGGACGCCCACAATGGCAATAAAGGCACCAAAGAAGATGGTTTTAAAGAGTCCCTTAGTAATGTCTTCAATGGTAAGCCATGTCCGTGCCGAGTTCAGATATGATGCTGATGAAACGCCATTTGCCATTGCTACAACATAGCCACCGAAGCTTCCAACAATATCACCTAGCATGGTGAGTACTGGTAGCATGAGCACCAGCGCAAGGAATCTAGGTACAGCCAAGTATTGGATTGGACTTGTTCCTAATGAACGTAGCGCATCTACTTGTTCGGTAACTTTCATAGTGCCAATTTCGGCGGCGATGGCTGACCCCGCACGGGCGGCAACCACGATTGCAGTTAGAACAGGGGCAAGTTCGCGTACGACTGAAATTGAAACTCCTCCGCCAACTAGACTCCCAACGCCCCACTGAACCATCAACTGCGAAGTGTATAGTGCGAGAACGGCTCCTGAAAAAGCAGTAGTTACTATAACAATAGGAAGTGAATTGAAACCAATTAGAGCCATCTGATTGATTGTATCGCTGATGTTGATATCTCCCGCAATTATGCGGCGAATCGAAGTAAGGCCGATTATGGTTGCCTCGCCAATAAAGTTGAAGAAGCCGGTGAGCTGTTTCAGCATCACCCATCGTGAAGTTTCTGTGGCTGATTCAAGCCCGTTGGTCACGTTTGCCTCCTCAACAATACGACGGCAATGGGGGTTTGCGAACTTTCTGCGTCGTTTGTTGGTATTATAACCGAACCGAAAGTAGGTTTTCAACTAGCTAAAGAGCGAATCTTGTTTGATATGATAATACGCAAGCCCTTAGGTATAATCTGGGTATTGCCACGTTGGGGAATTAGGTGCTTTGTCTATTGGCGCGTGCAGTCATTTTGAAGGGGCATTTTTATATTGCTATACAAAGATACCCAAAGTCTGGATTCGTCAAAGCGCTTTTAGTCCAATTGTTTTGTGTGCCAGCCGCATTTGCACTTTAGAGTTCTGCGATTAGCAAAGAATTTATTATTAGCCTTTCAATATTGCCATTCCCAAAAGTTTATAGGAGATACGGATAAGTTACTCATCAATAAATGAATAAGCACAGTCGTCTTAAGGTATCCTAGGCATTCAGGTTTCACTTGCGGCAGAGATTCTCCGGCCAGGAGAATCTCTGCCAAGTTTGCTTGCATCAGCTAGCCAAAATTATTGAACATAACAGCTGTCTTAGCAATGCAAGTATTTTTCTACGAGTTTCCTGATTTCTTCATCTTTGCCATAGAGACGCTCGCTTAGGTCCTTATCGTCATAGGATTTGAG
Encoded here:
- the purB gene encoding adenylosuccinate lyase, whose amino-acid sequence is MIDRYSLPKMKAIWELENKYQKWLEVEIAVAEALAEYGYIPKDAPSKIKAKARFTVERCLEIEETTQHDVMAFVKCVAENVGEEGKYVHYGITSYDVVDTALALLMRESADLILEDLKRLAEVVRARAREHKYTLMIGRTHGIHAEPITFGFKLAGWYAQILRDIERMSNAREAISYGKISGAVGIYANIDPRVEQYVCNVLGLKPAEHSTQIIARDRHAQFQTTLAIIAGSLENFATELRNLQRTEILEVQEYFAKGQKGSSAMPHKRNPRLSEQIAGLARVVRSNTIPALENIVTWHERDLTNSSVERIIIPDNCILIDYLLNTFTRVVERLVIYPENMMRNLEKMGGLVFSERIMLKLIEKGLSREDAYVIVQENSAKAWEGENFKEALESDPRVTAFLSRDELEEIFDYHHHVRNVDVIFERLGI
- the purE gene encoding 5-(carboxyamino)imidazole ribonucleotide mutase, translated to MGSDSDLQVMQEAAKILDDLGIEHEVKVISAHRSPRLAIKYAESAEDMGIEVIIAGAGGAAHLPGVLAALTPIPVIGVPIKSASLNGLDSLLSIVQMPSGVPVATVSINGAKNAGILAAQILSVKYPEIREKIKEYKAKLAAEIEAKNIKP
- the purD gene encoding phosphoribosylamine--glycine ligase, encoding MRVLIVGSGGREHALAWKVAQSPLVTKLYCAPGNAGMAMLGECFNIKATDIQGLLDFAKEKKIDLAIIGPESPLIAGIADVFREEGIPTFGPSKTAATIEGSKVFTKDLLSKYGIPTGEYRTFSSSKEAKAFIDQISKGQEELPIVIKADGEAAGKGVFVCDKKTQAIKAIETIMDERAFGASGDKIVIEERLEGQEASLMVITDGEEIIALPPAQDYKRVNDNDQGPNTGGMGCYSPVPAVTPEIYDEVLETAIRPTIKAMKAEGRLYTGLLYAGIILTKNGPKILEFNARFGDPETQVVLPLLENDLVEVIQASLAGSLDSLELKCYNGCAVCVVIASEGYPGNYETGKPISGLEAAGKMENVIIFHAGTKLQDGKVVTSGGRVLGVTALGKTFKDAVERAYSAVGKIYFDGMHYRKDIGARAIKNN
- the dnaB gene encoding replicative DNA helicase translates to MDNLSLLSKAPPQNLEAEQSTLGSMMIDRGALEKAIDILKPEDFYREAHQIIFEALVSLAIQNEPVDIVTVQEELRSKGKLEAVGGTEYLMALIDSVPTAANIEYYARIVEDKAILRRLIDACMQIISWTNESGEDIDSLVDDAERLLFTVSQRRMGRFFVPLKELAHQAFERIENQYKEKALVSGLPTGFRDLDIITSGLQAGDLIIVAGRPSMGKTAFCLDIARHVAIHEKKPVAIFSLEMSKEQLTLRLICSQSRVDSHRLRTGYIQANEWPKLAEGVGMLYNAPIFIDDSTDMTPLQMRTKCRRLKAEHGLSLVIIDYLQLMQAHRRGDNRNQEIAEIARMLKSLARELDVPVVALSQLSRAVEQRQDKRPILSDLRESGSIEAEADLVAFLYRPDYYKHTPAIESVDDMDDENPMVQSGETLVHKTEIIVAKQRNGPTGTIHLAFLPKFASFEDLEEERTEI
- the rplI gene encoding 50S ribosomal protein L9, with product MKVILTREVKSLGKANDIVNVAEGYARNYLFPRKLAVPADKAHLAELEKRKKVEEIRGEKLREEAKDIAERLSEIQITVTGKVGSGTKLYGSITHADIADALEKQTGIKIDKRKIELEEPIKSLGTYDVPIRLHKDAVAHVKVEVIGEQQQ
- a CDS encoding MlaD family protein, yielding MTYSPALKVGILVFLAALAFVLVFWFLEYYQLHREMYYISVIFTNSLGIMEGDPVRMAGVPIGSVRSLSLTKDAKANVLLGINRKYRIPKRSQFIIRVGLLIGERYIEIIPNRKTKYYLAQTLSPPYPTITGEVPPRIEDLLPNAQALLSNLSETSQSLKALLGDKTLQSNIKETVASINRSAQKLEATMATLQNTVVRNQDDVDAITKNISDATENVKEITSELNNLAKSNELKGDITATVHTARETVESLDRTVASLEKLVTAPEFQEDIRKTVSGARQAVEEARQVIDKVGRIFGGTSRLKSKISTQALNLDMLYNPKGDHFRAELTATIPTGKEKFLELGMYDAGAGSKLILQPGQELNPQTRLRYGLYASRLGLGLDHAFSSKAFGKLDLFDPYEPKLNIRAGYRVTSDWAVLLGIDNLFGENQAVLGVKLNK
- a CDS encoding ABC transporter ATP-binding protein; translation: MITARQVNYKIGNKNILRDVNFHIPQGDTVSIMGVSGSGKTTLLKILAGLIRPSSGQVFINGTDITKLSEDELNRIRHKIGVVFQYGALFDSLTVFENVAFALIRHTSLTRKEIENIVEEKLALVGLPGTQNLMPAQLSGGMQKRVSLARAIAMNPEILFYDEPTSGLDPIMANVINNLITEMRNRLGVTSVVVSHDIDSIFRISNRVAMIHDHTIIAYGTADEIRQSDDPRVRQFIEGKAEGPIQPGITE
- a CDS encoding ABC transporter permease; this translates as MTNGLESATETSRWVMLKQLTGFFNFIGEATIIGLTSIRRIIAGDINISDTINQMALIGFNSLPIVIVTTAFSGAVLALYTSQLMVQWGVGSLVGGGVSISVVRELAPVLTAIVVAARAGSAIAAEIGTMKVTEQVDALRSLGTSPIQYLAVPRFLALVLMLPVLTMLGDIVGSFGGYVVAMANGVSSASYLNSARTWLTIEDITKGLFKTIFFGAFIAIVGVQQGLSTTGGAAGVGRSTMNAVVISMILIYISNYFLAAILFGGRTPGF